In the genome of Opitutia bacterium KCR 482, one region contains:
- a CDS encoding thioredoxin family protein, which yields MKSPLIIALFAACAAAAQVDFRVETVKAEASAESPARVDLVLDIAPKWHIYGKTASVGEPTKFEFSLPDGIKSVSLEWQKEKTFESFGEKYGGYDGKATVSALIYPKAGAKAGTEKIKVSAKWLACSDTCVPQEKSAEFEVEIAGGAKAADGGLQNASESPRLAANAQISKNSPAATPPEDVGKNAGAGANGEPRGAHSGFFAVLCAAFAGGLILNLMPCVFPVIGLKIMSFARGAGASGKSAVLGAAAYAGGIVASFCALAGVLIALRAAGENLGWGFQLQNPVFAAAMALLFFAMALSFAGAFEIGAGFAGGSAGTDGRHKYLSSALSGVLAVLVASPCTAPFMGSALGAALAGGASTAESMSVFAMLGLGMASPYVVLAAFPALAKRMPRAGAWTETLKNILSIPLFATVVWLVWLYGKQTGETVHLLSALLVLGVGLRIYGMFSLPHFSRRTRIFAKCAAAAAIAAAMYIGAVGAEFAEENRSGKSAEDAWSAAKVDALRRDGRRVYVDFTAAWCLTCQYNKKVLHSEKIKKLFAERKIAVLVGDWTNRDESITEELKKYGRAGVPLNLLFPPKGRPIELPAVLTESALIEAVDKTE from the coding sequence ATGAAAAGCCCGTTAATAATTGCGCTGTTTGCGGCGTGCGCGGCGGCGGCGCAGGTCGATTTCAGGGTCGAAACCGTGAAAGCGGAGGCTTCGGCGGAATCGCCCGCGCGTGTCGATTTGGTGCTCGACATCGCCCCGAAGTGGCACATCTACGGCAAAACCGCGTCGGTAGGCGAGCCTACCAAGTTCGAATTTTCGCTTCCCGACGGCATAAAATCGGTCTCGCTCGAATGGCAAAAGGAAAAGACTTTCGAAAGCTTCGGCGAAAAATACGGCGGCTACGACGGCAAAGCGACGGTATCCGCGCTAATCTACCCGAAAGCGGGGGCAAAGGCGGGAACAGAAAAAATCAAGGTTTCCGCAAAGTGGCTCGCCTGCTCCGACACATGCGTGCCGCAGGAAAAATCTGCGGAGTTCGAAGTTGAAATCGCGGGCGGCGCAAAGGCGGCGGACGGCGGACTTCAAAATGCGTCAGAAAGCCCCCGTCTTGCGGCGAACGCGCAAATTTCAAAAAACTCCCCCGCCGCGACACCGCCCGAAGATGTCGGCAAAAACGCGGGCGCGGGCGCAAACGGAGAGCCGCGCGGGGCGCATTCCGGATTTTTTGCGGTTCTTTGCGCCGCGTTCGCGGGCGGGCTTATACTCAACCTCATGCCCTGCGTGTTCCCCGTAATCGGGCTGAAAATAATGTCGTTCGCAAGGGGAGCGGGGGCGTCGGGGAAGTCGGCGGTGCTTGGAGCTGCGGCGTACGCGGGCGGAATTGTCGCGAGCTTCTGCGCCCTTGCTGGCGTGCTGATTGCCCTCCGCGCGGCGGGCGAAAACCTCGGCTGGGGATTCCAGCTTCAAAACCCCGTTTTTGCGGCGGCGATGGCGTTGCTGTTTTTTGCGATGGCGTTGAGCTTCGCGGGGGCGTTCGAAATCGGCGCGGGCTTCGCGGGCGGCTCGGCGGGAACGGACGGGCGGCACAAATACCTTTCGTCGGCGTTGTCGGGAGTTCTTGCGGTGCTTGTGGCAAGCCCTTGCACCGCGCCGTTCATGGGGAGCGCGCTCGGAGCGGCTCTGGCGGGAGGGGCTTCGACGGCCGAGTCGATGTCTGTTTTCGCAATGCTCGGTCTTGGAATGGCGTCGCCGTACGTCGTTTTGGCGGCATTCCCCGCGCTTGCAAAGCGCATGCCGAGGGCGGGCGCGTGGACGGAAACCCTCAAAAACATTCTATCGATTCCGCTTTTTGCGACGGTCGTGTGGCTCGTGTGGCTCTACGGAAAGCAGACGGGCGAGACCGTCCACCTGCTCTCGGCGCTGCTCGTGCTCGGCGTAGGGCTTAGGATTTACGGAATGTTCTCGCTTCCGCATTTTTCGCGGCGGACTCGGATTTTCGCGAAATGCGCGGCGGCGGCGGCGATTGCGGCGGCAATGTACATCGGCGCGGTCGGGGCGGAATTCGCCGAAGAAAATAGAAGCGGCAAAAGCGCGGAAGACGCGTGGAGCGCGGCAAAAGTCGATGCCCTGCGGCGCGACGGCAGGCGCGTTTATGTGGACTTCACGGCGGCGTGGTGTTTGACATGCCAGTACAACAAAAAGGTTTTGCACTCGGAAAAGATAAAAAAACTCTTCGCCGAACGCAAAATCGCGGTGCTCGTCGGAGACTGGACAAACCGCGACGAATCGATAACGGAGGAGCTGAAAAAATACGGACGCGCGGGCGTGCCGCTCAACCTGCTATTTCCTCCGAAAGGGCGGCCGATAGAGCTTCCCGCGGTTCTCACGGAGTCCGCGCTTATCGAAGCGGTTGACAAAACGGAATAA
- a CDS encoding diaminopimelate decarboxylase, with protein sequence MEQPKFPDGKTAKKIAAKFETPCYVYDEASLVKQAKAALAFPNAFGLTVRYAMKAASNAAILKLFDKLGLHIDASSAFEVERAIRAGIDPTHISLSSQQLPKNLKEIVKSGVLYNACSLHQLEAFGKIARGGEVGVRINPGLGSGGTQRTNVGGPASSFGIWHEYIPQIKAVAEKYRLKIVRIHTHIGSGSDPLVWQKVAKMSIATVEQFEDVHTLDMGGGFKVARVAGEKSTDLQKIGKPVAKEIRDFAKRTGRKIRFEIEPGTFLLANCAAVIATVQDMCDTGKDGYKFLKLDSGMTDVLRPSIYGAQHPISIVQNRPSKKTEKYIVVGHCCESGDILTPAPADPEALAPRLMQKAEIGDICIIGGAGAYCSSMSPSNYNSYPASPEVMLLKNGKLRLIRRRQTPEQITENEL encoded by the coding sequence ATGGAGCAGCCAAAATTTCCCGACGGCAAAACTGCGAAGAAAATAGCCGCAAAATTCGAAACCCCGTGCTACGTCTACGACGAAGCGTCGCTCGTAAAACAGGCGAAGGCCGCCCTCGCCTTCCCCAACGCGTTCGGGCTTACCGTAAGGTACGCGATGAAGGCTGCATCGAACGCGGCGATTCTCAAACTCTTCGACAAGCTCGGGCTGCATATCGACGCGTCCAGCGCATTCGAAGTCGAACGCGCAATCCGCGCGGGAATAGACCCCACCCACATTTCGCTGTCGTCGCAGCAGCTGCCGAAAAACCTGAAAGAGATTGTGAAATCGGGCGTGCTCTACAACGCGTGCTCGCTCCACCAGCTTGAAGCTTTCGGGAAAATCGCCCGCGGCGGAGAGGTCGGCGTGAGAATCAATCCGGGGCTGGGTTCGGGCGGAACGCAGCGCACAAACGTGGGCGGCCCCGCGTCGTCGTTCGGAATATGGCACGAGTACATTCCGCAAATCAAGGCGGTCGCCGAAAAGTACAGGCTTAAAATCGTGAGAATCCACACGCACATAGGCTCCGGTTCAGACCCGCTCGTGTGGCAGAAAGTGGCGAAAATGAGCATCGCCACGGTCGAGCAGTTTGAAGACGTCCACACGCTCGACATGGGCGGCGGCTTCAAAGTGGCGCGCGTCGCGGGCGAAAAATCGACAGACCTCCAAAAGATAGGCAAGCCCGTGGCAAAGGAAATACGCGACTTCGCAAAGCGCACGGGCAGGAAAATCCGCTTCGAAATCGAACCGGGGACATTCCTGCTGGCGAACTGCGCGGCGGTAATCGCGACGGTTCAGGACATGTGCGACACGGGCAAAGACGGATACAAATTCCTCAAACTCGATTCGGGCATGACCGACGTCCTCCGCCCCTCGATTTACGGGGCGCAGCACCCCATTTCGATTGTCCAAAACAGGCCGTCGAAAAAGACCGAAAAATACATAGTCGTGGGGCACTGCTGCGAAAGCGGCGACATTCTCACCCCCGCGCCCGCCGACCCCGAAGCCCTCGCGCCGCGCCTTATGCAAAAGGCGGAAATAGGCGACATTTGCATAATCGGCGGAGCGGGCGCGTATTGCAGCTCGATGAGCCCCTCGAACTACAATTCCTACCCCGCCTCCCCCGAAGTCATGCTGCTTAAAAACGGCAAACTGCGGCTTATCCGCCGCCGCCAGACGCCCGAACAGATAACCGAAAACGAGCTATGA
- a CDS encoding thioesterase family protein gives MITAVAQVRVRFAETDAMGVVYHANYLPWCEVARLALIGSIGLSYKKMNDEGYHLPVVEAHLNYKHPAKFDDLIDIRATIRERPTVKVKIEYEIFAAGKLLATGHTMHVFVNREGLPVRPPKYALDTLVEAFEKQ, from the coding sequence ATGATTACCGCCGTCGCACAGGTGCGCGTAAGGTTCGCCGAAACCGACGCAATGGGGGTTGTCTACCACGCAAACTACCTGCCGTGGTGCGAAGTCGCAAGGCTTGCGCTCATCGGGTCGATAGGGCTTAGCTACAAAAAAATGAACGACGAAGGCTACCACCTGCCCGTCGTCGAAGCCCATTTAAACTATAAACACCCCGCAAAATTCGACGATTTAATCGACATCCGCGCGACTATCCGCGAACGCCCGACAGTCAAGGTGAAGATTGAATACGAAATTTTCGCGGCGGGCAAACTGCTCGCCACTGGACACACAATGCACGTTTTCGTCAACCGCGAGGGACTGCCCGTGCGCCCGCCGAAATACGCGCTCGACACTCTCGTGGAGGCTTTCGAAAAACAATGA
- the panB gene encoding 3-methyl-2-oxobutanoate hydroxymethyltransferase, protein MKKTTRTIAKMKGVEKIAMLTAYDTPTAALADAAGVDIVLIGDSVGNTVLGYASTVPVKIDDMVRHTAAVSRAKPAALIVADLPFASAHHNFDRLLDDCARLVQEGGADAVKIEGGADMAEKISRLTKAGIAVMGHIGLEPQQVLKLGGYRKFGKTEAERAKILADAKALEAAGAFVVLMEMTDADCAKAITESLSVPTIGIGSGADCDGQVLVSADVLGLSATPPSFSKRYANVGGIIEKAFREYIADVRGGRFPNK, encoded by the coding sequence ATGAAAAAGACAACACGAACAATCGCAAAAATGAAGGGCGTCGAAAAAATCGCGATGCTCACAGCGTACGATACCCCAACCGCCGCGCTCGCCGACGCCGCGGGCGTCGACATCGTTTTGATTGGAGACTCGGTCGGCAACACGGTGCTCGGCTATGCTTCGACAGTCCCCGTGAAAATCGACGACATGGTGCGCCACACCGCCGCGGTGTCGCGCGCAAAGCCCGCCGCGCTAATCGTCGCCGACCTGCCATTTGCCAGCGCGCACCACAACTTCGACAGACTTCTCGACGACTGCGCGCGCCTCGTGCAGGAGGGCGGCGCGGACGCCGTGAAAATCGAGGGCGGCGCGGACATGGCGGAGAAAATTTCGCGCCTGACGAAAGCGGGAATCGCCGTCATGGGGCACATCGGGCTTGAACCCCAGCAGGTCTTGAAGCTCGGCGGATACAGGAAATTCGGGAAGACCGAGGCGGAACGCGCGAAAATTCTCGCCGACGCAAAGGCTCTCGAAGCCGCAGGAGCGTTCGTTGTCCTCATGGAAATGACCGACGCCGACTGCGCAAAGGCGATCACCGAATCGCTGTCCGTGCCCACAATCGGCATAGGCTCCGGCGCGGACTGCGACGGACAGGTGCTTGTCTCCGCAGACGTTTTGGGGCTTTCCGCAACGCCGCCGTCGTTCTCAAAACGCTACGCAAACGTGGGCGGAATAATCGAAAAGGCTTTTCGCGAATACATCGCCGACGTGCGCGGCGGACGCTTCCCGAACAAGTAG
- a CDS encoding SET domain-containing protein-lysine N-methyltransferase, whose protein sequence is MKKYEVRKSPIHGNGVFAACDIAEGEWIIDYLGEKIDKEESNRRGLANEEAAKSSGGGAVYIFELDDKYDIDGNFEYNDARFINHACRTNCEAVNEDGTIKFYATRDIKKGEELLYNYGYALEHFLDHPCRCGFPECVGYIVAEWDRLKLRKLLKGRRPKKH, encoded by the coding sequence ATGAAAAAGTACGAAGTAAGAAAATCGCCGATACACGGCAACGGCGTCTTCGCCGCGTGCGACATCGCAGAGGGGGAATGGATTATCGACTACCTCGGCGAAAAAATCGACAAGGAGGAGTCCAACCGCCGCGGGCTTGCGAACGAGGAGGCGGCAAAATCGAGCGGCGGAGGCGCGGTGTACATCTTCGAGCTTGACGACAAATACGACATCGACGGAAACTTCGAATACAACGACGCCCGCTTCATAAACCACGCCTGCCGCACCAACTGCGAAGCCGTAAACGAGGACGGCACAATAAAATTCTACGCCACGCGCGACATCAAAAAAGGCGAGGAGCTTCTCTACAACTACGGCTACGCGCTCGAACACTTTCTCGACCACCCATGCCGCTGCGGATTCCCCGAATGCGTCGGCTACATCGTGGCGGAATGGGACAGGCTGAAACTGCGCAAGCTGCTGAAAGGCAGACGCCCGAAAAAGCATTGA
- a CDS encoding biotin--[acetyl-CoA-carboxylase] ligase: MSDTLEKSKLLAELEKAGFGGALYFFDTTQSTNDDAMRMLRGGERPPFVVAAKTQTRGRGRLDRRWYSDAASTLCVSVAVELPRDAGLVSSFTVACGVELCAAFERAFGAELFLKWPNDLYSKRGGKIGGMLTELHVGGGARSAVFGAGINCFSGSLDAPEDVRASMDSLESASAGGVSMNAACGIVAASALRAAERVSTDGLSRGFSRFDWLRGRRMRLDVGGRIIDGVACGVDDFGRIGISENGEPPKFYAAVEAFPVK, encoded by the coding sequence ATGTCCGATACTCTCGAAAAATCGAAACTGCTTGCCGAGCTTGAAAAAGCGGGATTCGGCGGCGCACTGTATTTTTTCGATACCACGCAAAGCACGAACGACGACGCCATGCGCATGCTCCGCGGCGGCGAACGCCCTCCGTTTGTCGTGGCGGCAAAGACGCAGACGCGCGGGCGCGGGCGGCTCGACCGCCGCTGGTATTCCGACGCCGCGTCTACGCTTTGCGTTTCTGTGGCGGTCGAACTTCCGCGCGACGCGGGGCTTGTGTCTTCGTTTACGGTGGCGTGCGGCGTCGAGCTTTGCGCGGCTTTCGAACGCGCTTTCGGCGCGGAGCTTTTTTTGAAGTGGCCCAACGACCTCTATTCGAAGCGCGGCGGGAAAATCGGCGGAATGCTAACCGAGCTGCATGTCGGCGGCGGGGCGCGGAGCGCGGTTTTCGGCGCGGGCATCAACTGCTTTTCGGGAAGCTTGGACGCCCCCGAAGACGTGCGGGCGTCGATGGACAGCCTCGAATCCGCAAGCGCCGGCGGAGTTTCGATGAACGCGGCGTGCGGGATTGTCGCGGCGTCGGCGTTGCGTGCGGCGGAGCGCGTCTCGACCGACGGGCTGTCGCGCGGATTCTCGCGCTTCGACTGGCTGCGCGGCAGGCGCATGCGGCTCGACGTCGGCGGGCGGATTATCGACGGCGTTGCGTGCGGAGTTGACGATTTCGGCAGAATCGGAATTTCGGAAAACGGCGAGCCGCCGAAATTCTACGCGGCGGTGGAGGCATTCCCCGTAAAATGA